The bacterium genome includes a window with the following:
- a CDS encoding HAD hydrolase-like protein: MDIYIDLDGPILDVSEKYYAVYRYILGKTAPNILPKDTYWERKKNRVPSEEIFKESGVELTQEISAHRWKQLIETPEFLKYDIMWPWVPDVLKTLYNNHSLFLITLRNSYENLIDELRDFEILDFFKAILTEKDNEGSLYTKKRLLENYPEFIPVSSIIVGDTEVDILGGKELNIKTIAVLSGIRNRELLESLCPDFIIDNISSLPFITKQIE, from the coding sequence TTGGATATTTATATAGACCTTGATGGTCCTATACTTGATGTATCTGAAAAGTATTATGCGGTTTATCGATATATTTTAGGGAAAACGGCACCTAATATTCTGCCAAAAGATACATATTGGGAGAGGAAGAAAAATCGTGTGCCAAGCGAAGAAATTTTCAAGGAAAGTGGAGTAGAACTAACTCAAGAAATATCTGCTCACCGATGGAAACAGTTGATTGAAACGCCTGAATTTCTAAAATACGATATTATGTGGCCCTGGGTGCCAGATGTTCTGAAAACCCTTTATAATAACCATTCCCTTTTCTTAATTACCCTTAGAAATTCTTATGAGAACTTGATAGACGAACTTCGAGATTTTGAGATACTCGATTTTTTTAAAGCTATTCTGACCGAAAAAGATAACGAAGGTTCTCTTTATACCAAAAAAAGATTATTAGAAAATTATCCGGAGTTTATTCCGGTTTCTTCTATTATTGTGGGAGATACAGAAGTTGATATATTAGGGGGCAAAGAATTAAATATTAAAACTATTGCTGTTTTGAGTGGAATCAGAAACAGAGAATTGTTGGAGTCGTTATGTCCTGATTTCATTATAGATAATATATCATCTCTGCCCTTTATCACAAAGCAGATTGAATAA
- a CDS encoding carboxylate--amine ligase, translating to MKRILITGAGGTPSTNFVRSLRVSSENFYLIGVDCNEYSLHRAETNEKYLVPHPTHNDYLPILKEIIQETKPALIYSQPDQEIYAISKIRKELRDEYKLRVFLPEHKTIELCQDKFASYLKWKEAGLKVPETMRINNEDDLKIAVDKFGTPVWVRATFSPGGGMGSFRAENYNVARAWIDFCNGWGSFTAAECLKPDSITWMSLWKNGELIVGQGRKRLYWELGNRAPSGVTGITGTGITVSDPIVDEIALKTIMAVDNHPNGIFSVDLTYDKDGIPNPTEINIGRFFTTHYFFTSCGLNMPYIFVKLAFDEDVSSFIPKKINPLTPGLAWIRGMDFLPVLTDEKTIRLYKEELEKRRHNLQK from the coding sequence ATGAAAAGAATTTTGATTACTGGTGCTGGGGGAACACCCTCCACAAATTTTGTCAGGTCACTGAGAGTCTCCAGTGAAAATTTCTATCTTATCGGTGTTGATTGTAATGAATATTCCTTACATCGGGCTGAAACTAATGAAAAGTATTTAGTTCCCCATCCGACTCATAATGATTATCTTCCTATCTTAAAGGAGATTATTCAGGAAACAAAACCTGCGCTGATTTATTCACAGCCAGACCAGGAAATTTATGCTATCTCGAAGATAAGAAAGGAACTCCGGGATGAGTATAAACTCAGGGTATTTTTGCCAGAGCATAAAACCATAGAATTATGTCAGGATAAATTCGCTTCTTATCTTAAGTGGAAAGAAGCTGGACTTAAAGTTCCAGAGACAATGAGGATAAATAACGAAGATGACCTTAAAATCGCAGTTGATAAATTTGGCACTCCAGTTTGGGTTAGAGCGACATTCAGCCCTGGTGGTGGAATGGGAAGTTTCCGTGCAGAAAATTACAATGTCGCCAGGGCATGGATAGATTTCTGTAATGGTTGGGGTAGTTTTACCGCGGCTGAATGCCTGAAACCAGATTCCATTACCTGGATGTCTCTGTGGAAAAATGGAGAACTAATTGTGGGTCAGGGTAGAAAAAGACTGTATTGGGAACTGGGTAATAGAGCCCCTTCTGGTGTTACAGGAATTACAGGAACAGGAATAACTGTTTCTGACCCGATTGTGGACGAAATAGCCTTAAAAACCATAATGGCCGTTGATAACCACCCAAATGGAATCTTTTCAGTTGATTTAACCTACGATAAAGATGGTATTCCTAATCCTACAGAAATCAATATTGGTCGATTCTTTACCACGCATTATTTCTTCACTTCTTGTGGGCTAAATATGCCTTATATTTTTGTAAAGTTAGCTTTTGATGAAGATGTTTCTTCTTTTATCCCAAAGAAAATAAACCCCTTAACCCCAGGACTTGCCTGGATTAGAGGTATGGATTTTCTTCCTGTCCTAACAGATGAAAAAACTATAAGGCTATATAAAGAAGAATTAGAAAAAAGGAGACATAATCTCCAGAAATAG
- a CDS encoding FAD-dependent oxidoreductase, which produces MKLIVQCFPRILIEKMSFNLKKFDAVIIGGGFYGCCTALIIRNFCANTLIIEKEPDLLLRASAINQARVHGGYHYPRSLLTAIRSFKNFPRFILDFKGCIYDEFEKIYAIARKWSKVNAYQFSEIYKRIGAPIKIAPDKMRRLFNMDNIEEVFSVQEVAFDAAKLRQILKQRLVKAGITVWYNEEVDKVEQVGNDEIILSLTKNNIKLQARKVFNCTYSQINKLLHNSYLPLLPLKHEVTEMPLLEMPEELKYVGITIMDGPFFSIMPYPSLNMHSFHHVRYTPHYSWQDIDNFIDGHAHLKKVNLESHFPFMVKDAERYLPLMKGVRYVNSLYEVKTVLIKNEIDDGRPILFRKDYGIKNFSIIMGGKIDNIYDVLEMIGDIKDYSREPKKGKSLL; this is translated from the coding sequence ATGAAGCTAATAGTTCAGTGTTTCCCGAGAATATTGATAGAAAAAATGTCATTTAATCTGAAAAAGTTTGATGCGGTTATTATCGGCGGTGGATTTTATGGATGTTGCACCGCTCTCATTATCCGAAATTTTTGTGCCAACACGCTTATTATTGAGAAAGAGCCTGATCTCTTATTGAGGGCGTCGGCAATCAATCAAGCAAGGGTTCATGGGGGATATCATTATCCAAGAAGTCTGCTGACTGCAATTAGGTCCTTCAAAAATTTCCCGAGATTTATCCTGGATTTCAAGGGATGTATTTATGATGAATTTGAAAAAATATATGCAATTGCCAGAAAATGGTCAAAAGTTAACGCCTATCAGTTTAGTGAAATATATAAAAGGATTGGAGCCCCAATCAAAATTGCCCCTGATAAAATGCGGAGACTTTTTAATATGGATAATATTGAAGAGGTATTTTCTGTTCAAGAGGTAGCATTCGATGCCGCTAAGCTTCGACAGATTTTAAAACAAAGGCTTGTAAAAGCTGGCATCACTGTTTGGTACAATGAGGAAGTTGACAAAGTAGAACAAGTTGGGAATGATGAAATTATTTTATCTCTGACAAAAAACAATATTAAATTACAAGCAAGAAAAGTTTTTAATTGCACCTATTCCCAAATTAATAAATTATTGCACAATTCTTATCTTCCTTTACTACCTTTAAAGCATGAAGTTACAGAAATGCCCTTGTTAGAGATGCCGGAGGAGCTTAAATATGTTGGAATAACAATTATGGATGGCCCTTTCTTTTCAATTATGCCATACCCCTCATTAAATATGCACTCTTTCCATCATGTAAGATATACACCGCATTATAGTTGGCAGGACATTGATAATTTTATTGACGGCCATGCTCATCTTAAGAAAGTGAATTTGGAATCACATTTTCCGTTTATGGTCAAGGATGCAGAGAGATATCTTCCATTAATGAAGGGAGTTCGATACGTAAATTCTCTATATGAGGTTAAAACTGTTTTAATAAAGAACGAAATAGACGATGGAAGACCAATATTGTTCAGGAAAGATTACGGGATAAAGAACTTTTCCATAATTATGGGTGGTAAAATAGATAATATTTATGATGTGCTTGAAATGATTGGAGATATAAAGGATTATTCAAGAGAACCTAAAAAAGGAAAAAGTCTTTTATAA